A stretch of Henckelia pumila isolate YLH828 chromosome 4, ASM3356847v2, whole genome shotgun sequence DNA encodes these proteins:
- the LOC140863163 gene encoding ATP-dependent RNA helicase DEAH12, chloroplastic-like produces MYKPETYASGDARHQPPHARTGLSQPLNSQSFRRPPHQQWGGDRIFSHHYRDRPPGSFSARTNFIVQLRRDSPRVMGAAETREIVQKITHQPLKFNVLAAAHIAGVLLYEQWSETLETVVQLWEMKLNGNGHNFLPRLICNIDLPSDKAELNNQLRPLFLEKLKGLLEGDSVQKWMKKLGDVEHEIKRVSDILRKPSRIAIWNELRRKKKGLEDERNLIFKRVQEFKSGVKCIVSYLGDEEDQEECVTPIFHFSDGEIEWGRIYMLMMRECQRLDDGLPIYAHRQEILKQIQSQQMTVLVGETGSGKSTQLVQFLADSAVSSHESTVCTQPRKLAVISLAERVKVESHGCYKDTSVDYYLSRSSSQTFDSKVIFMTDNCLLQHYMSDKQLSKISCIIVDEAHERSLNTDLLLALLKNLLVQRSNLRLIIMSATADANQFASYFFGCRTFHMPGRSFPVDVKYVPCESEGLIVSKSVPSYVSDVMRIVTRINKTEKDGTILAFLTSQMEVEWACEKFQASSAIALPLHGKLSHEEQHRVFLTYPGKRKVIFTTNVAETSLTIPGVKYVVDSGLVKESRFEPASGMNVLRVCKISQSSAKQRAGRAGRTEPGTCYRLYTEDDFDSMLSHQEPEIRMVHLGVAVLRILALGIKNVQEFDFVDAPSPSAIDKAVRSLIQLGAVAETNDSCELTSEGGEMVKLGIEPRLCKLILQCFRHGLRREGLVLAAVMANSSSIFCRVGSDEDKLKSDRLKVQFCHSDGDLFTLLAVFKEWESLPRERKNTWCWENSINAKSMKRCHDTVQDLEACLKNELNLIVPNYWLWDPQMNTEHNETLKNVILSSLAENVAMYSGYDQLGYQVALFGKHVQLHPSCSLLNFGQRPPWVVFGEILSSSNEYLVCVTAIDFKCLSTLSPVPVFDFIKMDNHQLQKRSLSGFGSVLLKRFCGKWNGNVRHLVSCIRASCADERIGVEVNVDYNEIHLFASSQDMETLCDSVNNALEYQKKLLQNECMEKCLYNGGPKVLPSFALFGAGAEIKHLELEKRFLTVDVCHSKADTLNDKELMLFLESFTSGDICAISRFSGCGLDNEEREKWGRVTFLTPDAAKKATELSDFEFCGGLLKVIPSKNVFGGDNKMASFPAVRAKIFWPRRYSKGLAIVKCDPKDVALMVNDFSNLIIADRLVWSEMSTKAMDSVVIRGLDKELYEADILQVLRAATSRRILDFFLLRADAIDNPTLTACEEAVMREISPFMPRRNPQGNCVRVQVFQPEPKDCYMRAIITFDGNLHLEAAKALEQIDGKALPGCFSWQKIRCQRMFQSSVSCPAAVYFVIRTQLNSLLARVQRRNGVECNLERNLNGSYRVKISANATKVVAEIRAPLEQLMKGNILQHPDITVSVLQLLFSRDGVLLMKSIQHETGTHILFDKHSITVRIFGSPERVARAQQRFAEALLSLRDTKQLEIQLCDGVLPPDMMKRMVQKFGPDLQGLKKKFPEAEFSLNAKHHCISIIGSKELKQKVEEIINDLAQTSGLQIPRSNNDTCPICLCEVEDCYMLEGCRHKFCRLCLVEQSESAIRNQDSFPLRCAKEDCGALILLADLRSLFSSEKLDELFRASLGSFVAGSGGTYRFCPSPDCPSVYRVSEPGHPGGQFVCGSCLAETCTRCHLEYHPYLTCEKYKEFKDNPDTSLKEWCIGKDNVKMCPVCGFTIEKVDGCNHIECRCGKHVCWVCLEFFGSSDECYGHLRAVHSAII; encoded by the exons ATGTATAAACCGGAAACTTACGCCTCCGGCGATGCCCGCCACCAGCCGCCTCATGCTCGGACTGGATTATCTCAGCCGCTGAATAGCCAGTCTTTTCGTCGCCCGCCGCACCAGCAGTGGGGAGGGGACCGTATTTTTTCTCACCACTACCGCGATCGACCCCCGGGTTCTTTTTCAGCCCGCACCAACTTCATCGTCCAGCTTAGAAGGGACAGTCCGCGCGTGATGGGAGCCGCTGAAACCAGGGAAATTGTTCAGAAAATTACTCACCAGCCCCTGAAATTTAATGTTCTCGCGGCTGCGCATATTGCGGGGGTGCTTCTTTATGAGCAGTGGAGTGAGACGTTGGAGACAGTTGTTCAGTTGTGGGAAATGAAACTGAATGGAAACGGGCATAATTTTTTGCCTCGACTTATTTGTAATATTGATTTGCCTTCTGATAAGGCGGAATTGAACAATCAATTGAGACCATTATTTTTGGAGAAATTGAAGGGATTGTTGGAGGGGGATTCGGTTCAGAAATGGATGAAGAAACTCGGGGATGTGGAGCATGAGATTAAGAGGGTTTCTGATATCTTGCGTAAGCCGAGTAGAATTGCAATTTGGAATGAGTTGCGGAGAAAAAAGAAAGGATTGGAAGATGAAaggaatttgatcttcaagaggGTTCAGGAGTTTAAGAGTGGGGTTAAGTGCATCGTCAGTTATTTGGGTGATGAGGAAGACCAAGAAGAGTGCGTTACTCCTATTTTTCACTTTTCGGACGGAGAGATTGAGTGGGGGAGGATTTACATGTTGATGATGAGGGAATGCCAGAGGCTTGACGATGGACTGCCGATTTACGCCCATCGACAGGAAATCCTGAAACAGATACAGAGCCAACAG ATGACTGTACTTGTTGGGGAGACTGGTTCGGGAAAGAGCACACAGTTGGTGCAGTTTCTTGCTGATTCTGCAGTTTCTAGCCATGAGTCGACTGTTTGCACTCAGCCCCGCAAACTTGCGGTAATCTCGTTGGCGGAAAGGGTTAAAGTCGAAAGCCATGGTTGTTATAAAGATACTTCAGTTGATTACTATCTGTCACGTTCATCTTCTCAGACGTTTGACTCCAAAGTCATTTTTATGACCGACAATTGCCTGTTGCAGCATTACATGAGTGATAAGCAATTATCTAAGATATCATGCATTATTGTTGATGAGGCTCACGAGAGAAGCTTAAACACAGATCTACTTCTGGCGTTGTTAAAAAATTTACTAGTTCAAAGATCAAATCTTAGGCTTATCATTATGTCTGCAACTGCGGATGCCAACCAATTTGCAAGTTACTTTTTTGGTTGTCGAACATTTCATATGCCTGGCAGAAGCTTTCCTGTTGATGTTAAATACGTACCATGTGAATCTGAAGGATTAATTGTTTCTAAATCTGTTCCATCATATGTTTCTGATGTTATGCGGATTGTAACTCGAATAAACAAGACGGAGAAGGATGGCACTATCCTTGCCTTCTTGACCTCACAGATGGAAGTTGAATGGGCTTGTGAGAAGTTTCAAGCCTCCTCCGCAATTGCCTTACCTTTGCATGGGAAACTTTCTCATGAGGAGCAACATCGGGTTTTTCTGACATATCCTGGGAAAAGAAAAGTTATATTCACCACAAATGTTGCTGAGACATCATTGACGATTCCAGGTGTCAAGTATGTTGTTGATTCCGGGTTGGTAAAAGAGAGTAGGTTTGAGCCTGCTAGTGGAATGAATGTTTTAAGGGTTTGCAAAATCAGCCAGAGCTCTGCTAAGCAACGTGCTGGTCGTGCTGGAAGAACTGAACCAGGGACGTGTTATAGACTTTACACAGAGGATGATTTTGACTCCATGCTGTCTCATCAGGAACCAGAAATTCGTATGGTCCATCTTGGTGTTGCTGTTTTAAGGATTCTTGCTTTGGGCATCAAGAATGTgcaggaatttgattttgtgGATGCACCTAGTCCGAGTGCCATTGATAAGGCTGTCAGAAGCCTCATTCAGTTAGGAGCTGTTGCAGAAACAAATGATTCTTGTGAATTAACTTCGGAAGGGGGTGAGATGGTGAAGTTGGGTATTGAACCTCGGCTTTGTAAATTAATTCTACAATGCTTCCGACATGGCTTGCGCAGAGAGGGTCTTGTTCTTGCTGCTGTGATGGCCAATTCTAGTAGCATATTTTGCAGGGTTGGCTCCGATGAAGACAAGTTGAAATCTGATCGCTTGAAGGTGCAATTTTGCCATTCTGATGGTGATCTCTTCACTTTGCTTGCTGTTTTCAAAGAGTGGGAGTCTTTGCCTCGGGAAAGGAAAAATACTTGGTGTTGGGAAAACAGCATAAATGCTAAGTCCATGAAGAGATGCCATGACACTGTCCAAGATCTGGAAGCATGTCTAAAGAATGAACTTAATCTTATTGTACCAAATTACTGGCTTTGGGATCCTCAAATGAATACTGAACATAATGAAACTTTGAAAAATGTTATACTCTCTTCCCTGGCAGAAAATGTAGCTATGTACTCTGGATATGATCAGCTTGGTTATCAAGTGGCATTATTTGGGAAACATGTTCAACTTCATCCTTCATGTTCTTTGCTGAATTTTGGTCAGAGACCACCCTGGGTAGTTTTTGGTGAAATCCTTTCATCATCCAATGAATATTTGGTTTGTGTTACTGCAATCGATTTTAAATGCTTGTCAACCCTTTCACCTGTGCCagtctttgattttattaagATGGACAATCATCAGCTACAAAAGAGGAGTTTGTCTGGGTTTGGAAGTGTGCTTCTGAAAAGGTTTTGCGGCAAATGGAATGGCAATGTTCGCCATCTTGTTTCATGTATCAGAGCTTCTTGTGCAGATGAGCGTATAGGTGTTGAAGTTAATGTTGATTATAATGAGATACATCTGTTTGCTTCTTCACAAGACATGGAGACTTTGTGTGATTCAGTGAATAATGCATTGGAGTATCAAAAAAAGTTGTTGCAGAATGAATGCATGGAGAAATGCTTGTATAATGGAGGACCCAAAGTTTTACCTTCATTTGCTCTCTTTGGTGCTGGGGCAGAGATAAAGCACCTGGAACTTGAGAAGAGATTTTTGACAGTAGATGTATGTCATTCAAAGGCTGATACGCTCAATGATAAAGAGCTCATGTTGTTTCTTGAAAGTTTTACCTCTGGTGATATTTGTGCCATTAGCAGATTTTCAGGCTGTGGTCTGGATAATGAAGAAAGAGAAAAATGGGGAAGGGTAACGTTTCTGACGCCTGATGCTGCCAAGAAAGCCACTGAATTAAGTGATTTTGAGTTCTGTGGTGGCTTGTTGAAGGTAATTCCTTCTAAAAACGTTTTTGGTGGTGATAACAAAATGGCGTCATTTCCTGCTGTTAGAGCCAAAATTTTTTGGCCTCGTAGGTACAGCAAGGGGCTAGCAATTGTGAAGTGTGATCCAAAGGATGTTGCTTTAATGGTTAATGATTTCTCTAATCTAATAATTGCAGACAGGCTTGTTTGGTCTGAAATGAGTACAAAGGCTATGGACAGTGTTGTAATTCGTGGACTTGATAAGGAACTTTATGAAGCTGATATATTGCAGGTGCTACGTGCAGCAACAAGTAGGCGAATCCTGGACTTCTTTCTGCTTAGAGCCGATGCTATAGATAATCCCACTCTCACGGCTTGCGAAGAAGCAGTTATGCGTGAAATTTCCCCCTTTATGCCTCGAAGGAACCCACAAGGAAATTGTGTCCGTGTTCAGGTCTTTCAGCCTGAACCTAAGGATTGCTACATGCGAGCCATAATTACTTTTGATGGGAATTTACATTTGGAGGCAGCTAAGGCCTTGGAACAAATTGATGGGAAAGCATTGCCTGGGTGTTTTTCATGGCAGAAAATACGATGTCAGCGAATGTTTCAAAGCTCTGTATCCTGTCCAGCAGCTGTTTACTTTGTTATTAGGACCCAGCTGAATTCTTTGCTTGCTAGGGTGCAACGGCGAAAtg GCGTTGAATGTAATCTAGAGAGGAACCTGAATGGTTCTTATCGAGTAAAGATATCTGCCAATGCAACAAAAGTCGTGGCAGAGATACGAGCTCCTCTGGAGCAGCTCATGAAAGGGAATATTTTACAACATCCAGACATCACTGTTTCAGTTCTTCAGCTTCTTTTTTCTCGAGATGGTGTTTTGCTTATGAAATCCATTCAGCACGAAACTGGGACTCATATACTTTTTGATAAGCACAGCATTACTGTAAGAATATTTGGCTCTCCGGAAAGGGTTGCACGTGCACAGCAGAGGTTTGCTGAAGCCCTGCTTTCTCTACGAGACACCAAACAACTTGAGATCCAACTTTGTGATGGAGTTTTACCTCCTGATATGATGAAGAGAATGGTCCAGAAATTTGGGCCAGATCTTCAAGGTCTTAAAAAGAAGTTTCCTGAGGCGGAGTTCTCTTTGAATGCAAAACACCATTGCATATCAATAATAGGTTCGAAAGAGCTGAAACAGAAAGTTGAAGAAATAATTAATGATCTCGCACAGACAAGTGGACTGCAAATTCCAAGAAGTAATAATGATACCTGCCCGATTTGCTTGTGTGAAGTCGAAGATTGTTACATGCTCGAGGGCTGTCGTCACAAGTTCTGCCGCTTGTGCTTGGTTGAGCAGTCCGAATCTGCAATAAGAAATCAGGATAGTTTTCCTTTACGGTGTGCAAAAGAGGATTGTGGGGCTCTTATCTTGCTTGCTGATTTACGATCCTTATTCTCCAGCGAGAAATTGGATGAACTTTTTCGGGCCTCCTTGGGTTCATTTGTTGCTGGGAGTGGTGGCACCTACAGGTTTTGTCCCTCGCCTGACTGTCCTTCCGTGTACCGAGTTTCAGAACCTGGCCATCCCGGTGGTCAATTTGTCTGTGGCTCCTGCCTAGCCGAGACCTGTACTAGGTGTCACTTGGAATATCACCCTTATCTGACATGCGAGAAATATAAAGAATTCAAAGACAACCCGGATACTTCTCTGAAAGAGTGGTGCATTGGAAAagataatgtgaaaatgtgtccCGTTTGTGGTTTCACTATCGAGAAGGTGGATGGGTGCAACCATATCGAATGTCGTTGTGGGAAGCATGTTTGCTGGGTATGCTTGGAATTCTTTGGAAGCAGTGATGAGTGCTACGGCCATTTGAGGGCTGTACACTCGGCTATTATTTGA
- the LOC140866779 gene encoding protein REVEILLE 2-like: MISASMAVQEPHGSNCPMKDRIVLEIDTHYGLKEQFGTGDDFAPKARKPYTITKHRERWTEEEHERFLEALKLYGRAWRKIEEYVGTKTAVQIRSHAQKFFSKVERDSNCGDPDSAKPIEIPPPRPKRKPIHPYPRKLISPLKMGIVIPEKPTRSSSPNPSLSEQENQSPTSVLSAVGSDVSAGGNTGMPNGVSSSGSSALAIHSCSSSPDDRVSLELELLPQNSCFLEEVVNESNVQYLKLFGKTLLVTDQASNPAPEAKKLGFSERAEGRLYSSNVMPVTFLPNNSESPRTGQTKNNFYPGDASSTQWLTLCGNVSYSAHNVQNPMPFKATVLSGEMDQEKAEKDGEKEGSSTGSNMDSLSLERKSKEDKPRPGKQLSTNSGNRVRGFMPYKKCLGERERMESAEDGRNSRFATAYKFIKISSI; the protein is encoded by the exons ATGATCTCTGCATCCATGGCTGTACAG GAACCACATGGTAGCAATTGTCCAATGAAGGACAGAATCGTTCTAGAAATAGACACACACTATGGTCTGAAAGAGCAATTTGGTACTGGGGATGACTTTGCTCCAAAG GCGAGGAAGCCATATACCATCACTAAACATAGAGAAAGATGGACAGAAGAAGAGCACGAGAGGTTTCTTGAGGCATTGAAACTTTATGGTCGAGCTTGGAGAAAAATTGAAG AGTATGTGGGCACGAAAACTGCGGTGCAGATTCGGAGTCATGCTCAGAAGTTTTTCTCCAAG GTCGAGCGTGATTCGAATTGTGGCGATCCTGATTCGGCTAAACCCATCGAGATTCCTCCCCCTAGGCCGAAGAGAAAGCCGATACACCCTTATCCTCGAAAACTGATTTCTCCTCTCAAAATGGGGATTGTGATACCAGAGAAACCTACAAGATCTTCGTCTCCGAATCCGTCCCTTTCGGAGCAAGAAAACCAATCTCCCACTTCTGTGTTATCGGCAGTTGGCTCGGATGTATCTGCTGGGGGGAATACCGGAATGCCGAATGGCGTTTCCTCCTCGGGCTCGTCTGCTCTTGCTATCCATTCTTGCTCATCAAGTCCGGATGACAGAGTTTCTTTG GAATTGGAGCTTTTGCCCCAAAACAGTTGTTTCCTGGAAGAAGTAGTAAATGAATCAAATGTGCAATACTTGAAGCTGTTTGGTAAGACATTACTAGTCACCGATCAAGCATCTAATCCTGCCCCAGAGGCTAAAAAACTGGGATTTTCCGAAAGAGCCGAAGGGCGTTTATACTCATCGAATGTAATGCCAGTAACATTTCTGCCGAATAATTCCGAGTCACCACGCACTGGCCAAACAAAGAACAATTTTTACCCTGGAGACGCTTCTTCTACACAATGGCTAACACTCTGTGGCAATGTGTCATATTCGGCTCACAACGTGCAGAATCCGATGCCTTTCAAAGCAACAGTACTTTCGGGTGAGATGGATCAAGAAAAGGCTGAGAAAGATGGAGAAAAGGAAGGGTCTTCGACCGGTTCGAATATGGATTCTCTATCCTTGGAAAGGAAATCCAAGGAGGACAAACCACGGCCCGGCAAGCAACTCTCGACGAACTCTGGGAATCGTGTAAGGGGTTTCATGCCGTATAAAAAGTGCTTAGGAGAAAGAGAACGCATGGAAAGTGCCGAAGATGGGAGAAACAGCCGATTCGCCACTGCGTATAAATTCATAAAGATTTCATCTATATGA
- the LOC140859943 gene encoding transmembrane 9 superfamily member 3-like translates to MGGICQASLLLMFLCFVVGVKSDASNHKYKLGDPVPLYANKVGPFNNPSETYRYFDLPFCSPDGVKDKSEALGEVLNGDRLVSAPYKLDFLADKEPEIICKRKLSKKQVAEFRSAVAKEYYFQMYYDDLPLWGFIGKIDKDGKADPDDHKYYLFKHLHFEISYNKDRVIEINARADSNALVDLTEDREVDVDFMYSVKWKETEVTFENRMEKYSSSSTHSRHLEIHWFSIINSCVTVLLLTGFLATILMRVLKNDFVKYAHDEETADDQEETGWKYIHGDVFRFPKHKSLLAASLGCGTQLFTLTTFIFLLALVGVFYPYNRGALFTALVVIYALTSGIAGYTAASFYCQLEGTNWVRNLLLTGGLFFVPLFLTFCFLNTVAITYHATAALPFGTIVVIFLIWALITSPLLVLGGIAGKNRKAEFQAPCRTTKYPREIPPLPWYRGTLPQMAMAGFLPFSAIYIELYYIFASVWGHRIYTIYSILFIVFIILIIVTAFITVALTYFQLAAEDHKWWWRSFACGGSTGLFIYGYCLYYYNARSEMSGFMQTSFFFGYMACVCYAFFLMLGTVGFRAALFFVRHIYRSIKCE, encoded by the exons ATGGGAGGAATTTGTCAGGCCTCCTTGCTTTTGATGTTTCTTTGCTTCGTAGTTGGGGTTAAATCCGATGCATCGAATCACAAATACAAACTCGGTGACCCGGTGCCGCTCTATGCAAACAAAGTCGGCCCTTTCAACAATCCCag tGAAACTTATCGATATTTTGATCTACCCTTTTGTTCTCCAG ATGGTGTGAAAGATAAATCAGAAGCACTTGGTGAAGTGCTGAATGGAGACCGTTTGGTCAGTGCTCCATACAAGCTTGACTTTTTAGCTGATAAAGAGCCAGAAATAATCTGTAAAAGGAAGTTGTCAAAGAAACAAGTTGCCGAGTTTCGAAGCGCGGTTGCAAAGGAATACTATTTTCAAATGTACTATGATGACCTACCCCTGTGGGGTTTCATAGGAAAGATTGATAAAGATGGCAAGGCTGATCCTGATGATCACAAATATTACCTGTTTAAGCATCTTCATTTTGAAATATCTTACAACAAGGATCGTGTGATCGAGATCAATGCACGTGCCGATTCTAATGCTTTGGTGGATCTTACTGAGGATAGGGAAGTTGACGTGGACTTCATGTACTCAGTCAAATGGAAAGAAACTGAAGTGACTTTTGAGAATAGAATGGAGAAGTACTCCTCATCTTCAACACATAGTCGTCACTTGGAGATCCATTGGTTTTCGATTATCAATTCATGTGTCACCGTGCTCCTTCTTACTGGATTTCTTGCTACTATTCTGATGCGAGTTCTCAAAAATGACTTTGTGAA ATACGCTCACGATGAAGAAACAGCTGATGACCAAGAAGAAACTGGATGGAAGTACATTCATGGTGATGTTTTTAGGTTCCCCAAGCACAAGTCCCTCCTTGCTGCTTCCCTTGGATGTGGCACTCAGCTGTTTACTCT GACAACTTTTATATTCCTACTTGCTCTTGTTGGTGTATTTTACCCCTACAACCGAGGAGCTCTTTTTACTGCTTTGGTTGTCATTTATGCTCTTACATCTGGTATTGCTGGATATACAGCTGCTTCTTTCTATTGCCAGTTAGAAGGAACAAATTGG GTCCGAAATTTATTGTTGACTGGAGGCCTCTTCTTTGTGCCACTGTTTCTCACCTTTTGCTTCCTGAACACTGTTGCCATTACTTATCACGCCACAGCCGCCCTTCCATTCGGGACTATTGTGGTTATTTTTCTCATATGGGCTCTTATTACATCACCTTTGTTGGTATTGGGAGGGATTGCTGGAAAGAATAGAAAGGCTGAGTTTCAAGCTCCGTGTCGTACCACAAAATATCCGAGAGAGATTCCACCACTACCTTGGTATCGTGGAACCCTTCCTCAAATGGCAATGGCTGGATTCTTGCCATTTAGTGCCATTTACATAGAACTTTACTATATATTTGCGAGTGTGTGGGGTCACAGGATTTACACCATTTACAGCATCTTATTCATTGTCTTCATTATTCTCATAATTGTCACTGCATTTATTACTGTGGCATTGACCTATTTTCAACTTGCTGCTGAAGATCACAAGTGGTGGTGGAG GTCTTTTGCATGCGGTGGATCTACTGGCTTGTTTATCTATGGCTACTGCTTGTATTACTACAATGCACGGTCAGAAATGTCTGGTTTCATGCAGACCTCGTTTTTCTTCGGGTACATGGCTTGTGTATGCTATGCTTTCTTCCTCATGCTTGGAACTGTAGGCTTCCGTGCTGCTTTGTTTTTTGTGCGTCACATATACCGCTCAATAAAGTGCGAGTAA